A section of the Streptomyces sp. NBC_00178 genome encodes:
- a CDS encoding DUF742 domain-containing protein: MPDGPEQDEELELTSPLVPLFVITNGRALPPDHEYEHTTLVTAAAEDGPVAAHTLSPEAGQVMDLVADGFLSVAEVAGHTHLPLGIVRILLAQLEEDGLILVRRPIPRAERVDRELVSAVLEGLKNRFGA, translated from the coding sequence ATGCCTGACGGGCCCGAGCAGGACGAGGAGCTGGAGCTGACGTCACCGTTAGTCCCGCTCTTCGTGATCACGAATGGACGAGCGCTCCCTCCGGACCACGAGTACGAGCACACGACGCTCGTGACGGCGGCCGCGGAGGACGGACCGGTCGCGGCGCACACGCTGTCCCCGGAGGCGGGGCAGGTCATGGACCTGGTCGCCGACGGCTTCCTGTCCGTGGCGGAGGTGGCGGGGCACACGCACCTGCCCCTGGGCATCGTCCGCATCCTGCTGGCGCAGTTGGAGGAGGACGGTCTCATCCTTGTGAGGAGGCCTATTCCACGCGCCGAACGTGTCGACAGAGAACTGGTCAGCGCCGTGCTCGAAGGCCTGAAGAATCGATTCGGAGCGTAA
- a CDS encoding GTP-binding protein, with amino-acid sequence MYLDPDVSHAVKILIVGHFGVGKTTCIGSLSEIEPLRTEEEITEASVGFDDLSGVPDKKTTTVAMDFGRLTLSDTLVLYLFGTPGQERFKEMWEELSRGALGALVLVDPERLHESFPVLDLVERFGLTYAIAVNHFEGTTDYPLEEVSEALNLSADTPVVKCDVRDETSSAQALITLVQHLMSQLA; translated from the coding sequence GTGTACCTGGATCCAGACGTCTCCCACGCGGTGAAGATCCTCATAGTGGGGCACTTCGGGGTCGGCAAGACCACCTGCATCGGCAGTCTCTCCGAGATCGAACCCCTGCGCACCGAGGAGGAGATCACCGAGGCCAGCGTGGGCTTCGATGACCTGTCGGGCGTGCCCGACAAGAAGACCACCACGGTTGCCATGGACTTCGGACGGCTCACCCTCAGCGACACCCTGGTCCTCTATCTCTTCGGCACGCCCGGCCAGGAGCGCTTCAAGGAGATGTGGGAAGAGCTCTCCCGGGGCGCCCTGGGCGCGCTGGTCCTCGTCGACCCGGAGCGTCTGCACGAGTCCTTCCCCGTCCTCGACCTCGTCGAGCGCTTCGGTCTGACGTACGCCATCGCCGTGAACCACTTCGAAGGCACCACGGACTACCCGCTCGAAGAGGTGAGTGAGGCCCTGAACCTCTCCGCCGACACCCCGGTCGTGAAATGCGACGTGCGGGACGAGACCTCCTCGGCGCAGGCCCTCATCACCCTCGTGCAACACCTCATGTCCCAACTCGCCTAG
- a CDS encoding cytochrome P450 produces the protein MQQPLDSQIPPGCPAHGNVQMYGPSFGADPEGHYAQLRTFGPSAPVDIAPDVQAELVTSYDAALYVLQNPASFVRDSRRWNALNEGRVPADSPALPMMGYRPNALFSDGAAHARLRQAVTDSLATVNEHQLIRQTQQSANYLISQFSTDIRGQAELMAEYAQPLPLLVFSDLFGCPPEIGDRVIAGISGIFEGTPGADEVLGGALTELIALKRRRPAADLTTRLMEHPAQLSDEEVLHQLVTLLSGGTAPLAAAIGTSSALYLGEDWQVGLPVEDAVSQTLWNYAPIANYAAHYPTHDVELGGRVVRANDPILVSFAAANTDPKLTEHREQLSAKAHLAFGAGPHACPAKDPAFMIAVTAVEALLNRLPDVEMRVPFKALTWAPSPWSRTLVTLPIRFSPRAVPQAAEPAAPNPGPAPQQQATPSSPPATGPSRTGRSSASQSKGGLFTRFLAWTRGE, from the coding sequence ATGCAACAGCCACTCGACTCACAGATACCCCCCGGCTGCCCCGCGCACGGGAACGTCCAGATGTACGGTCCCTCGTTCGGAGCCGACCCCGAGGGCCACTACGCCCAGCTCCGGACGTTCGGTCCCAGTGCACCCGTGGACATCGCCCCCGACGTCCAGGCCGAGCTCGTCACCAGCTACGACGCCGCACTGTACGTCCTGCAGAACCCCGCCTCCTTCGTGCGCGACTCACGCCGCTGGAACGCCCTCAACGAGGGACGCGTCCCGGCCGACAGCCCCGCGCTGCCCATGATGGGTTACCGCCCCAACGCGCTCTTCAGCGACGGCGCGGCACACGCCCGTCTGCGCCAGGCCGTCACGGACAGTCTCGCCACGGTCAACGAGCACCAGCTCATCAGGCAGACCCAGCAGTCCGCCAACTACCTGATCAGCCAGTTCAGTACGGACATCCGCGGCCAGGCCGAGCTCATGGCCGAGTACGCGCAGCCGCTGCCCCTGCTGGTCTTCAGCGACCTGTTCGGCTGCCCGCCCGAGATCGGTGACCGCGTCATCGCCGGCATCAGCGGCATCTTCGAGGGCACGCCCGGGGCCGACGAGGTCCTCGGCGGAGCGCTCACCGAGCTGATCGCCCTCAAGCGGCGCAGGCCCGCGGCCGACCTGACGACACGTCTGATGGAGCACCCGGCGCAGCTGAGCGACGAGGAGGTGCTGCACCAGCTCGTGACCCTGCTCTCCGGCGGCACCGCACCGCTGGCCGCGGCCATCGGCACCAGCAGCGCGCTGTACCTCGGTGAGGACTGGCAGGTCGGCCTTCCGGTCGAGGACGCCGTCTCGCAGACCCTCTGGAACTACGCACCGATCGCCAACTACGCGGCGCACTACCCGACTCACGACGTCGAACTCGGCGGCAGGGTGGTCCGGGCCAACGACCCGATCCTGGTCTCGTTCGCCGCGGCCAACACCGATCCCAAGCTGACCGAGCACCGCGAACAGCTCAGCGCGAAGGCACACTTGGCATTCGGCGCCGGGCCGCACGCCTGCCCCGCCAAGGACCCTGCGTTCATGATCGCGGTGACCGCGGTCGAAGCGCTGCTCAACCGGCTTCCCGACGTCGAGATGCGCGTCCCGTTCAAGGCGCTCACCTGGGCACCCAGCCCGTGGAGCCGCACGCTGGTGACCCTGCCGATCCGCTTCTCCCCGCGGGCGGTTCCCCAGGCGGCCGAGCCGGCCGCACCGAACCCGGGCCCGGCGCCGCAGCAGCAGGCGACGCCCTCCTCACCCCCCGCCACCGGACCTTCGCGTACCGGCCGAAGCTCCGCATCGCAGTCCAAGGGCGGCCTCTTCACCCGCTTCCTCGCCTGGACCAGGGGCGAGTGA
- a CDS encoding cytochrome P450 produces MGVATSPSYDRRASASLFSRLRTARGQADPFPIYAELLARGEVVPAPWGGSLVTGYAACDQVLRSRQWLEPDRSWRERQGPGTRWNAPSSREMSNTLAALNPPDHTRVRRAAGTFDRATVERIGSTVGRTANQLLDAFTERIRTGEADFSELVCEELPVATIGGWLGLPRADWPRLRQLTHDQVFTQELLPSASQLALSDAATAELRTYFTEMVRDRRLHPGDDPVTRWIRAWDAIEPDRDKADEAVYFLVLFVVLAALETTATLLSTMTLRLVESPDRWNMIADNPGLVAGFVEETLRHDPPTHVISRVAPQDTVLGGVEVRRDEMVHLMIGAAHRDPARHADPDRFDPARPPGHLAFSGGIHYCLGAPLARLEAQTLLRQLIRRLPRLTLVRPPSMAPRVAFRRLLNLDVALA; encoded by the coding sequence ATGGGGGTTGCCACATCTCCTTCGTACGACCGCCGGGCGTCCGCCTCCCTCTTCTCCCGTCTGCGGACGGCCAGAGGGCAGGCAGACCCCTTCCCGATATACGCCGAACTCCTCGCGCGGGGAGAAGTGGTGCCAGCACCCTGGGGCGGCTCGCTGGTCACGGGCTACGCCGCCTGCGACCAGGTCCTGCGCAGCCGGCAGTGGCTGGAGCCCGACCGGAGCTGGCGTGAGCGCCAGGGGCCCGGGACCCGCTGGAACGCGCCCTCCTCGCGCGAGATGAGCAACACGCTCGCCGCGCTCAACCCGCCGGACCACACCAGGGTCCGACGGGCCGCGGGAACCTTCGACAGGGCCACCGTGGAGCGCATCGGCAGCACCGTGGGCCGGACCGCGAATCAACTGCTCGACGCCTTCACGGAGCGAATACGCACCGGCGAGGCGGACTTCTCGGAGCTGGTCTGCGAGGAGCTGCCGGTCGCCACCATAGGGGGCTGGCTCGGACTGCCGCGGGCCGACTGGCCCCGGCTGCGACAGCTGACCCACGATCAGGTGTTCACCCAGGAACTTCTGCCCTCGGCCAGCCAGCTGGCCCTGTCCGACGCGGCCACGGCCGAACTCCGCACCTACTTCACGGAGATGGTGCGGGACCGGCGCCTCCACCCGGGTGATGATCCCGTGACCCGGTGGATCCGGGCATGGGACGCGATCGAGCCCGACCGGGACAAGGCGGACGAGGCGGTCTACTTCCTGGTGCTGTTCGTCGTGCTGGCAGCCCTGGAGACCACCGCGACCCTCCTCTCGACGATGACGCTCCGGCTCGTCGAGAGCCCGGACCGATGGAACATGATCGCCGACAACCCCGGCCTCGTGGCCGGCTTCGTGGAGGAGACCCTCCGCCACGACCCGCCCACCCACGTGATCAGCAGGGTCGCCCCGCAGGACACCGTGCTGGGAGGCGTCGAGGTGCGCCGCGACGAGATGGTCCACCTCATGATCGGGGCGGCGCACCGGGACCCGGCCAGGCACGCCGACCCGGACCGGTTCGACCCCGCACGCCCCCCGGGCCACCTCGCGTTCAGCGGCGGAATCCACTACTGCCTCGGTGCTCCGCTGGCCCGTCTCGAAGCCCAGACCCTTCTCCGCCAGCTGATCCGGCGCCTTCCCCGCCTCACTCTCGTACGCCCCCCGTCGATGGCGCCCCGCGTGGCGTTCCGGCGCCTGCTGAACCTGGACGTAGCCCTCGCATGA
- a CDS encoding enoyl-CoA hydratase/isomerase family protein has protein sequence MTETGPTPTPAQDPTPAHTPTPTRARTVPKAVLAEHDGPVLHVRLNPWGQDDTLDAVVLDDLVALLDDLHERPDIRILTLSSLGTDFSLGADRAEYQEALAADPSGVALRRIADKAHRLCQALENTHAVTIARLHGRVIGAGLALASFCDLRAGADTSRFRMPEVGIGLPPAWGGAMGRLVSEAGAARIRELMLTCEVFDAGTAQRIGLLHRTAPLDQLDKAVESWIRPLVRRSPEALVLTKRMLAGFARADRTADVSLLDSHLLAASLHQRARG, from the coding sequence ATGACCGAAACCGGCCCCACCCCCACGCCCGCACAGGACCCCACGCCCGCACACACCCCCACCCCCACACGCGCCCGGACCGTCCCCAAGGCGGTACTCGCCGAGCACGATGGTCCCGTGCTGCACGTCCGCCTCAACCCCTGGGGGCAGGACGACACACTGGACGCCGTGGTACTCGACGACCTCGTCGCCCTGCTCGACGACCTCCACGAGAGACCCGACATCCGGATCCTGACGCTGTCCTCACTGGGTACGGACTTCAGCCTCGGTGCCGACCGCGCCGAATACCAGGAGGCGCTGGCCGCCGATCCGTCCGGCGTGGCGCTGCGCCGCATCGCCGACAAGGCCCACCGCCTGTGCCAGGCGCTGGAGAACACGCACGCGGTCACCATCGCCCGGCTGCACGGGCGTGTCATCGGCGCCGGCCTCGCGCTCGCCTCCTTCTGCGATCTGCGCGCCGGTGCCGACACCAGCCGCTTCCGCATGCCGGAGGTCGGCATCGGCCTGCCGCCGGCATGGGGCGGTGCGATGGGACGCCTGGTCTCCGAGGCGGGCGCCGCGAGGATCCGCGAACTGATGCTCACCTGCGAGGTCTTCGACGCCGGCACGGCCCAGCGCATCGGTCTGCTGCACCGGACCGCGCCCTTGGACCAGTTGGACAAGGCGGTCGAATCCTGGATCAGACCCCTCGTCCGACGCTCGCCGGAAGCGCTCGTCCTGACCAAGCGCATGCTGGCGGGCTTCGCGCGGGCGGACCGGACGGCGGACGTCTCCCTGCTCGACTCCCACCTGCTGGCGGCCTCTCTCCACCAGCGCGCGAGAGGCTGA
- a CDS encoding snapalysin family zinc-dependent metalloprotease: protein MTHPLWLKAAGTAAALTLAAATASHAAPAPQQAASSDAAAVVTLRYDDSRAAGWEAAISAGVASWNLNVDNVKLVEAAPGARAEIVIVATSGWPQATLGPVRVGGQVRVELGSQAVSQGYDRTRIAAHEIGHSLGLPDTKPGPCSQLMSGSSAGTACRNAVPNASEQSRVESAYANGLTSRSPAAGRLLVDAG from the coding sequence ATGACGCACCCCTTATGGCTGAAGGCAGCCGGTACCGCCGCAGCACTCACCCTGGCCGCAGCAACGGCGTCACACGCCGCTCCGGCACCCCAGCAGGCCGCCTCCTCGGATGCGGCGGCGGTGGTGACGCTCCGCTACGACGACAGCCGCGCCGCCGGCTGGGAAGCGGCGATCAGCGCCGGAGTCGCGTCGTGGAACCTGAACGTCGACAACGTGAAGCTGGTCGAGGCCGCGCCCGGCGCCCGGGCCGAGATCGTGATCGTCGCCACCAGCGGCTGGCCGCAGGCGACCCTCGGTCCCGTGCGCGTGGGCGGCCAGGTGCGCGTCGAGCTGGGAAGCCAAGCGGTGTCACAGGGATACGACAGGACGCGCATCGCCGCTCACGAGATCGGGCACAGCCTCGGCCTGCCGGACACCAAACCCGGACCGTGCTCCCAGCTGATGTCGGGCTCCAGCGCAGGCACCGCGTGCCGTAACGCGGTACCCAACGCCTCCGAGCAGAGCCGCGTGGAGTCCGCCTACGCCAACGGCCTCACCTCGCGGTCCCCGGCCGCCGGCCGCCTCCTCGTGGACGCCGGCTAG
- a CDS encoding cold-shock protein, with the protein MASGTVKWFNAEKGFGFIQQDGGGPDVFAHYSAINATGFRELQEGQAVTFDIAQGQKGPQAENITSA; encoded by the coding sequence ATGGCCAGCGGGACTGTGAAGTGGTTCAACGCCGAGAAGGGCTTCGGTTTCATCCAGCAGGACGGCGGTGGACCGGACGTCTTCGCGCACTACTCCGCCATCAACGCCACCGGCTTCCGGGAGCTCCAGGAAGGCCAGGCCGTCACCTTTGACATCGCGCAGGGCCAGAAGGGCCCGCAGGCGGAGAACATCACTTCTGCCTGA
- a CDS encoding HAD family hydrolase, with amino-acid sequence MEELGLPARIQACLFDMDGVITKTAVVHAAAWKQAFDEFLERRYGAGFTPFDSEHDYNEYVDGKPRADGVRSFLESRDIRLPEGSPEDTGEQETVQGLGNRKNALLLEKIRTTGVEAYPSTLRYVRAARQRGIRTAVVSSSVNCRAILQSVQAEDLFDVRVDGLIAAERGLAGKPHPDTFLAAADELGVKASASAVFEDALAGMDAGRSGHFGYVVGLDRVGQADALRAHGADIVVPDLADLGDLADQGGRT; translated from the coding sequence ATGGAAGAGCTAGGTCTGCCGGCTCGCATACAGGCTTGTCTTTTCGACATGGACGGTGTGATCACGAAAACCGCCGTGGTCCACGCCGCCGCATGGAAACAGGCCTTCGACGAATTCCTGGAGCGGCGCTACGGCGCCGGCTTCACACCGTTCGACTCCGAGCACGACTACAACGAGTACGTGGACGGCAAACCGCGGGCGGACGGCGTCCGGAGTTTCCTGGAGTCCCGGGACATCAGGCTCCCCGAAGGATCGCCGGAGGATACCGGCGAGCAGGAGACGGTCCAGGGCCTGGGGAACAGAAAGAACGCCCTGCTGCTCGAAAAGATACGTACGACCGGCGTCGAGGCCTACCCGAGCACCCTGCGCTACGTCAGGGCGGCGAGGCAGCGGGGGATCAGGACGGCGGTCGTGTCCTCCAGCGTCAACTGCCGGGCGATTCTCCAGTCCGTGCAGGCGGAGGACCTGTTCGACGTCCGCGTCGACGGGCTGATCGCCGCTGAACGCGGACTCGCCGGCAAACCGCATCCGGACACCTTCCTCGCAGCGGCCGACGAACTCGGTGTGAAGGCCTCCGCGTCAGCGGTCTTCGAGGACGCGCTGGCCGGCATGGACGCGGGGCGCTCGGGCCACTTCGGATACGTCGTGGGTCTGGACAGGGTCGGACAGGCAGACGCCCTGCGGGCGCACGGCGCGGACATCGTGGTGCCGGACCTGGCGGACCTTGGAGACCTGGCGGACCAGGGGGGCCGGACATGA
- a CDS encoding glycoside hydrolase family 65 protein: MITANCFAVDPWILREAPLNMDLLPQSESVFALSNGHVGWRGNLDEGEPHGLPGSYLNGVHEVHPLPYAEGAYGNPESGQTAINVTNGKVIRLLVDDEPFDLRYGRLRSHERVLDLRAGVLRRTCEWTSPAGCSVRVRSTRMVSFTQRSIAAIAYEVEAVDTTVRVVVQSELIANEQLPTPKGDPRAAVALQSPLDAEEAAASGTRLRLIHCTHNSGLRVAAAADHTVDGPAMTRTSSESNADVARLTVTSELAPGDKLRIEKTVGYGWSGVRSLPAVRDQVEAALAAAATTGWQGLIDEQREYLDDFWARSDVEVQGDEELQQAVRFALFHVLQAGARAEQRAIPSKGLTGTGYDGHSFWDTETFVLPLLTYTSPNAVVEALNWRHSTLPQARERARQLGLRGAAFPWRTIEGSECSAYWPAGTAAFHVNADIADAVIRYVSATGDAEFERGCGLELLVETARLWMSLGHHDSGGTFHIDGVTGPDEYSAIADDNTYTNLMAARNLRWGAEIAERNPREAAALGVDHEETASWREAAAEMHLPYDDELKVHEQHAGFTRHQPWDFASTRIDQYPLLLHFPYFDIYRKQVVKQADLVLAMYTCGESFDAEHKARNFAYYEPCTVRDSSLSACCQAVIAAEVGHAQLAYDYAVEAAMMDLNDLENNTRDGLHIASLAGTWMALVCGFGGMRHDGDHLSFMPRLPERLSRLAFRVRIWGRSVRVEIDARSATYTLLDGESMTIRHHGEELTLTSGSATSRPVPDGHRRRAPEQPPGRYPGRPGQQQADEEP; encoded by the coding sequence ATGATCACCGCCAACTGCTTCGCGGTGGACCCCTGGATCCTGCGGGAGGCGCCGCTGAACATGGACCTGCTGCCGCAGAGCGAATCCGTCTTCGCCCTGTCCAACGGACACGTCGGCTGGCGCGGGAACCTCGACGAGGGCGAGCCGCACGGCCTGCCCGGCTCCTACCTCAACGGAGTGCACGAGGTGCACCCCCTGCCGTACGCGGAGGGAGCCTACGGCAACCCCGAGTCCGGCCAGACGGCGATCAACGTGACCAATGGGAAGGTCATCCGACTCCTCGTCGACGACGAGCCGTTCGACCTGCGCTACGGCCGCCTGCGCAGTCACGAGCGGGTCCTCGACCTCCGGGCCGGGGTGCTGAGGCGTACCTGTGAATGGACCTCGCCCGCGGGCTGCAGCGTGCGGGTCCGGTCGACCCGCATGGTCTCCTTCACGCAGCGCTCGATAGCCGCGATCGCCTACGAGGTCGAAGCGGTCGACACCACGGTGCGTGTCGTGGTGCAGTCGGAACTCATCGCCAACGAGCAACTGCCCACGCCCAAAGGGGATCCCCGCGCCGCCGTCGCCCTGCAGTCGCCGCTGGACGCCGAAGAGGCCGCGGCCTCGGGGACGCGCCTGAGGCTGATCCACTGCACCCACAACAGCGGGCTGAGGGTGGCGGCGGCGGCCGACCACACCGTGGACGGGCCCGCGATGACCCGCACCAGCAGTGAGAGCAACGCCGATGTCGCCCGGCTCACCGTCACGTCGGAACTCGCCCCGGGCGACAAGCTCCGCATAGAGAAGACGGTCGGCTACGGCTGGTCGGGCGTCAGGTCGCTTCCAGCCGTGCGGGACCAGGTCGAAGCCGCGCTCGCCGCGGCCGCCACCACGGGCTGGCAGGGGCTGATCGACGAACAGCGGGAGTACCTGGACGACTTCTGGGCCAGGTCGGATGTCGAAGTGCAGGGCGACGAGGAACTGCAACAGGCCGTGCGCTTCGCCCTGTTCCACGTACTCCAGGCCGGCGCTCGCGCCGAGCAGCGTGCCATTCCCAGCAAGGGACTGACCGGCACGGGGTACGACGGCCACTCCTTCTGGGACACCGAGACCTTCGTGCTGCCCCTGCTCACCTACACCTCGCCCAACGCGGTCGTCGAGGCGCTGAACTGGCGGCACAGTACCCTGCCCCAGGCGCGCGAGCGTGCACGGCAACTCGGCCTGCGCGGGGCGGCTTTCCCCTGGCGGACCATCGAGGGTTCGGAATGCAGCGCCTACTGGCCGGCGGGGACCGCCGCCTTCCACGTCAACGCCGACATCGCCGACGCCGTGATCCGCTACGTCTCCGCCACCGGTGACGCGGAGTTCGAGCGCGGATGCGGACTGGAACTCCTGGTGGAGACGGCCCGGCTGTGGATGTCCCTCGGTCACCACGACAGCGGGGGAACGTTCCACATCGACGGAGTGACCGGGCCGGACGAGTACAGTGCGATCGCCGACGACAACACCTATACGAACCTCATGGCGGCCAGGAACCTGCGCTGGGGTGCCGAGATCGCCGAACGCAACCCGCGGGAGGCGGCAGCCCTGGGGGTGGACCACGAGGAGACCGCGTCGTGGCGGGAGGCCGCCGCGGAGATGCACCTGCCGTACGACGACGAGCTGAAGGTGCACGAGCAGCACGCGGGGTTCACACGTCACCAGCCGTGGGACTTCGCCTCCACCCGCATCGACCAGTACCCCCTGCTGCTGCACTTCCCCTACTTCGACATCTACCGCAAGCAGGTGGTGAAGCAGGCTGACCTGGTGCTGGCGATGTACACGTGCGGTGAGTCCTTCGACGCGGAGCACAAGGCACGCAACTTCGCCTACTACGAGCCGTGCACGGTGCGCGACTCCTCGCTGTCCGCCTGCTGCCAGGCCGTGATCGCGGCGGAGGTCGGTCACGCGCAGCTCGCCTACGACTACGCCGTCGAAGCGGCGATGATGGACCTGAACGACCTGGAGAACAACACCCGCGACGGACTGCACATCGCGTCCCTCGCCGGCACCTGGATGGCCCTCGTCTGCGGGTTCGGCGGAATGCGCCATGACGGGGACCACCTGTCGTTCATGCCACGGCTGCCGGAGCGGCTCAGCCGGCTCGCCTTCCGCGTCAGGATCTGGGGCCGCAGTGTCCGCGTCGAGATCGATGCCCGGTCGGCCACCTACACGTTGCTCGACGGTGAGTCGATGACGATCCGTCACCACGGCGAGGAGCTCACCCTCACCAGCGGATCGGCCACGAGCCGGCCCGTGCCCGACGGTCACCGCCGCCGCGCACCCGAGCAGCCGCCGGGCCGCTATCCGGGGCGTCCCGGGCAGCAGCAGGCCGACGAAGAACCCTGA
- a CDS encoding VOC family protein codes for MDMKLEVVVIPVADVDRAKSFYSGLGWRLDADVAGDDGFRVVQVTPPGSPCSVIFGDGVSTAAPGSVEGLHLVVSDIEAARADLAGNGVAVSEIFHDAGGVFHHAGTKARLPGTAPERASYGSFLSFTDPDGNGWTVQEITERLPGR; via the coding sequence GTGGACATGAAACTCGAAGTCGTAGTGATCCCGGTTGCGGACGTCGACCGGGCGAAGAGCTTCTACTCAGGACTGGGGTGGCGGCTGGACGCCGACGTCGCCGGCGACGACGGCTTCCGGGTGGTGCAGGTGACGCCTCCTGGCTCGCCCTGCTCGGTGATCTTCGGCGACGGCGTCAGCACCGCAGCACCAGGCTCGGTCGAGGGCCTGCACCTCGTCGTATCGGACATCGAGGCGGCACGTGCGGATCTGGCCGGGAACGGTGTCGCGGTCAGCGAGATCTTCCACGACGCCGGCGGAGTCTTCCACCACGCGGGCACGAAGGCCCGGCTGCCCGGCACGGCACCCGAGCGGGCGAGCTACGGATCGTTCCTCTCGTTCACCGACCCGGACGGCAACGGCTGGACGGTGCAGGAGATCACGGAGCGCCTCCCCGGCAGGTGA